The Streptococcus downei MFe28 DNA window TCAAGACAGCTGGGACCTCCATTATTCCCTCATCCTGTCGGGCTATCAAAATACTACCATTGCCATCAACGACAATGGTTTCCTGCCTGATGATGTGACCTCTCCCTTCCTCTTTTTCACCGGCTTTGTCAATGCCACAGGCAAGCCTCTGCATTTCAATGAGATTCCTGTGCCTAAGTTTTGGGAAATCAAGGCCACCAATTCCAGCGGTCAAATTTTTGACCTCAATAAAAAACGGGCCAACATCCATTTCTCTAAGCCAACTCACAATCGCTTTGTCCAATCGGTTGACTGGCTGGACGAGGCGGGCAAGATTCGCTCGACCGACCACTACAATAAGTACGGTTACCGTTTTGCCCAAACCATCTACAATCGTGATAGTCAAGCCGTTCAGAAGTCCTATTACGACAAGTCTGGCAAGGAAGTTCTGATGGAAAACTATGTGACTGGCGATTTGGTTTTGGAGCACGAAGGCAAGATTTATATCTTCAAGTCCAAGGCTGATTTTGTCACCTACTATATCCAGGCTTCAGGTTACGATTTGGACCGAATCATTTTTAACACCTTGGGTCTTCCCTTCCTAGTCAAATACCAACTCCACCAAGAAGGCGATGACGTCCTTTTCTGGCAGGAGCCCATTGGCGATAGCCTGCCTTATAATATGCAGCTCCTCCTCAAGCCAGATGCAGAGCGCAAAACCAAGATTATCGTCCAGGATGCCAATACCTACGAGAAAATCTTGAGGATGGTGACCCCAGAGCAAAGGGAAGCCTTCACCTATGTCGGCCTCCTCTATCCTTTCCAAAGGGATAATCAGGCCCGCAAGGAAGCCTTGATTTTGACCAATTCTGACCAGTTGGATTATGTAGAAAATATCATTGAAGATTTCCCGGACATGACCCTGCATATTGCGGCCATTACGGAAATGTCCAGCAGGCTCCTCAGTCTGGGGCGCTTCAGCAATGTCCACCTCTATCCTAATGTGACCAATATGACGGTCCGCCAGCTCTTTGGTCGTTCGGATATCTATCTGGACATCAACCAGGGCAATGAGATTCTTTCGGCCATTCGGACAGCCTTTGAAAGTCGCCAGTTGATTATGGGCTTTAAGGAGCGGATGCACAATCCACGCTACTCGGCACCAGAGTTCTTCTTTGACCTGGGCAATTATGCTAGCTTTAGAGATAAGCTCCGCAATGTACTGGGCAATCGAGCAGCAATTACCCTGGATCTCCAGGCCCAATACAAGGCAGCCAACCTAGCCTTGCCAGCAGACTACCGTCGGGAGCTGGGAGAGCCTGCCCCAAGACCAGTCGCAGAAGCCAAGTCCCAAGTCCAAGAGACAGTTGTCCCAACCAATCCATCTCCTGAAAGTCAAGAAAAAGAAGATTTCCCAACTCAAGAAGATGCGCAAGTTGACCAAACTCTTGAGACCCATGGAGTAGCCCCAGAAGCTGGGCAAACCCCTGTCAATCAGGAGAAACCAGCCGGACAAACCTTATCCCCTGATAATCAGAAAGCAAGTGGTGGAACTCCCCAGTCACCTGAAAGGCAAAGCGAGGCTCTAGGAGATCAACCGACCCCTGAGAACCAAGAAGGACCTCTTGAAGCTGGTCAGATTCCCCCAGTTGAGGAAGTGGGCACAGATGGGTTAGAGCTAGGAGAGGAAGAGCAATCGGTCCAAACTGGCCAAAATCCATCCCTTGAAGCCAAAGAGTCTTTACAAGAAACAATGGCTAGTCCAGCCCTTGAAGAAGCCCCCACATATCTTCAAACAGATGAGGCAGATGACCAAGCCAACCGAAATCTTAAGCTAGACCTTTCGCTAAATCCAGAGATGGCTGACACTCAAGCAGTCCCAAACCTTGAGGCGCAAGAGTTTGTCCTAGGGCAAGACTTGCCAGCTGACCAAGAGGAGCCATCCATCCAGGAGCAGGTCTCCACCCTCCTCAAAGATGAAGAAAACACCTACACCTTTGATTTATCTCAGGAGGTTTCTCTAGACGATGAACAAGTGGTAGAGTATTCGGCTCCTAACCTTGAAGATGTGGAACTAGAAGACTCCGAGCAAGATGACTCAGTCGAGCAACCTTCTGTTGACCTAGAGCCCAAGACCGTGGAAAGGGAAACTCCAGCAGATTAGCCAGATTAAAGATGAAAAAAGCAATCCAAATTGGGTTGCTTTTTTATATGATTAATGAGAAATATAGTGTCATCTAGTTTTATTTAAGTATGATATAATAAAAAAGCTAGTTAAGAAAGATAAGTTTTTGAGCTTTGAAAGTTAATTTGACGAGAGAAAAAATTCTTTTTTTAAAAAAATATTATGTCATGAGGAGAATGCCATGCTACAATCATTAGCACAGCACAGCACAGCACAGCACAGCACAGCACAGCACAGCACAGCACAGCACAGCACAGCACAGCACTTAGTCAAGGTTAATTCGTTAACCTCTTTTTATGATACAAAAAATATAGCAGAGCACACTCTATTAGTGTGTTCTGCTTTTTGTGTCTGAAAGGAGAATAACGATGAATAAAAAAGAGGATAAAAATATAGAAAAATCTACTTTTCAAAAATTACTTTGCCTAATTCACGAATTATCAACTTCTAGTTTGGATTTTAAAAAGTCAAGTGAACAATTGGAAAGTTTTATTAATCAACAGTCCAATAAAGGTATGGTTGAGTTGGTTCGTTCCATTGGAATTTTACCAGAAGCAATAAAAACAAGTTCTTCCCAAGAAAAACTTTTCTCAAAAGCTGGGGATATTGTTCTTTCGAGAGCTTTACAACTATTGAATTTGAATGCTAAGCCCTTAGAAGAGAGGGGAAATGCTGGTGATGTTGTCGCACAATCCGTTGAATACAATTATGGATTAGTGGCAGATGCGAAATCATTTAGGTTGAGCCGTACGGCGAAAAATCAGAAAGATTTTAAAGTAAAAGCCCTTAGTGAGTGGAGAGGAGATAAGGACTATGCCGTCCTAGTAGCACCATTTTTTCAATATCCAACCAAAAATAGTCAGATTTTTAAACAGTCTTTGGATGAGAATGTTTTGCTCTTTAGTTGGGAACATTTATCGGTTTTACTACAATTAGATATTACAGAAACTTCCACATTTACCCTTGAACAGCTTTGGAATTTTCCATTGAAGCATAGCAAAAAGACGACAGTTTATAGTTCCGAAAGTAATTTTATGACAGAGTTTAATAATTACTTTATTGAACTATTTAAATTGGAAAGAAGTCGACTTCATGAGTTACTACAAGAAGAGATATTGAACATTAAACTAAGATCAAATGATGAAAGTGATCACTGGAAACAGGAGATTGAAAGAGTAAAATCATTGACTAAAGATGAAGCCATAGAAGAGCTTTTGAAAGAAATTAATATCTCTGCAAAATTAAACACTATTAATAAATTTGTTGAGGGGCTAGAAAATGAAGATCGATTGTTTTTATAATGAAGATAGCATAGTAGGTTTAAGTAGGATTCCTACCAATTCAATTCATTCTATTATTTCAGACATTCCGTACGGTATCGATTATGATGAGTGGGATGTTCTTCATTCTAATACGAATAGTGGATTGGGTGGTAGTTCTCTTTCACAAACTAAAAATAAACTTTTCAAAAGAAGAGGAAAACCATTGAATGGTTGGTCTGAAGCGGACAAACAAAGACCACTAGAATATCAAAATTGGGTTTCTTCTTGGTCCAAAGAATGGTTCCGGGTTTTAAAGCCAGGGGGCAGTGCTTTTGTTTTTGCTGGAAGGAAATATTCACACAGAGTCATAATTGCTCTTGAAGAAGCTGGATTCACATTTAAAGATATGTTGAGTTGGGAGAGAGATAAGGCTCCGCATAGAGCACAACGTCTGTCGAAGATTTATGAACGTAGAGGAGATTATGAAAATCAAAAAAATTGGGAGGGTTGGCGAGTTGCAAATTTAAGACCATTATTTGAGCCAATATTATGGTTACAAAAGCCTTATAAAACAGGAGGTACAATTGCAAATAATGTCTTAGAAAATGGCGTAGGTGCATGGTATGAAGATGCCTTGAAAAAATGGAATATTAATCAAGACATGTCAAATCAGTCTAATATGATAAAGGTTGAGTTTCAACCAGATGATAGGAAATACCATACTACACAGAAGCCGATTAATTTAATGAAGCTATTAGTGGAGCTTGTTACAGTAGAGGGGCAAGTTATTTTGGATCCATTTGCAGGTAGTGCTACAACTCTATTGGCAGCCAAAGAGCTTCATAGGAAATATATAGGATTTGAGAAAGATACAAAAATATTTGAAAGTGGATTAAGCAGATTGTAGTTTGCTGATTCTTTTCTCATATTACGATACTTCGCTATAAAAAAATATTAGTTTTTTTAGAACTTATGCTTATTATGTTTTGAGAGAATATTTTGCGATAAATAGTATATTATTAGATTTTATATTGTATTCCTTAAGCTCCCCGCTTTCCATAGTCGGGGGCTTTTTCTTTCCATCAATCCCCTCCCTTAATTTCTCCTTCTGAAAATGCTATAATAGGGCCATGTTTACTAAACCGACCTCTGCCTATGTGCACATCCCTTTTTGCACGCAGATTTGCTACTATTGCGATTTTTCCAAGGTCTTCATCAAGAACCAGCCGGTGGATGATTATTTGCAGGCCTTGCTGGAGGAGTTTCGTTTTTATGATATAAAAAATTTGCGAACCCTCTATATTGGTGGCGGGACCCCGACCGCCCTGTCAGCCTCGCAGTTGGAGGTCCTTCTGTTGGGCTTACAGGAGAGTTTGGATTTGTCGGCTCTGGAAGAATTCACCATTGAAGCCAATCCCGGTGATTTGACGGCAGATAAGGTTGAAGTTTTGCAAAAATCAGCCGTCAACCGAGTCTCTCTGGGCGTGCAGACCTTTGATGATAAGGAGCTCAAGCGCATCGGCCGCAGTCACAATGAGGCTCAAATTTACCAGTCGGTCTCAGCCCTCAAGCAGGCTGGTTTTGACAATATTTCCATCGACCTCATCTACGCCCTGCCAGGGCAAACCATGGATCAGGTCAAGACCAATGTCAAAAAGGCTCTGGCTCTGGATATTCCCCACCTCAGTCTCTACAGTCTGATTCTGGAGAATCACACGGTCTTTATGAATAAGATGCGTCGTGGTCGGCTCCACCTGCCCAATGAAGATGTCGAGAGCGACATGTTCACCTATATTATTGACGAGCTGGAGAAACACGGCTTTGAGCACTACGAGATTTCCAATTTCACCAAGCCAGGCTACGAGAGCCGGCACAATCTGGTCTACTGGGATAATGTCGAGTATTACGGCCTAGGAGCAGGGGCTTCAGGCTATCTGGATGGTGTCCGCTACCGCAATCGTGGCCCTATTCAGCACTACCTCAAGGCCGTTGCGCAAGCCGGTCATGCTCGCTTGCATGAGGAAAAATTGACCAAGTCCGAGCAGATGGAAGAGGAAATTTTCTTAGGCCTTCGCAAGAAATCAGGCATTTCTATCAATCGTTTTCAGGAAAAATTTCAAGAAGACTTCCAACAACGCTATGGTCAGATTGTGGCCGACTTGCTGGCTGACGGTCTCCTTCAAACTCAAGGCGACCAGATCCGCATGACCAAGCGAGGCCTGTTTTTAGGTGACACGGTGGCTGAAAAATTTTTCATTGACTAATACTCAATGAAAATCGAAAGACCCGAGGCAAGGAGCAAAGCTATCAGCCACTTTAGTGGCTTGATAGCTAATGGCACTCTCTATAGCGATTGCCTAGCTTCCTTACTAACCTCACAAAGTTGGTGAAATCGACCAACTTTGTGAGGCATCGCACAAACTGCAGGTAGCTCAAAAGGTCTGGGAGACCTTTTGAGATTGGACATAGGGAAATCTTCGCTTTCTTCAGTAAGTACGGCAAGGTGAGTTAACGATGCGACATGGAGTAAAAACTGTCACTATTACAGTTTTTATGAAATTAGTCAGGGATATAGAAAACTACAATTGTAGTTTTCGTAGTCACTCTAATGAGAAATTATAGAGTGACTTTATCCGTGGGAAAATTTTGATTTTCGAAGAGTATAAGGTGAATGGCCAGACTTTTTGAAACATCTGGCAAACATTAAAAGGAGCATTCATGGGAAAAAAATTTAAGGTGACTTATCAAGTTCCGTTTTACGAAAGCGACATCAATCATCAGATAAAACTCCCCCACCTGCTGTCTTTCGCCCTGCAAGTATCAGGCCTGCAGTCAGAAAGCCTGGGTAATACCGACGATTGGCTTTTGGAGCATTTTAATCTAGTCTGGGTTATTACAGACTATGAGCTGGATATCAAGCGACTGCCCCGCTATGCCGAAACCATTGAGGTGGAGACTGAAGCTATCGCCTATAACAAGCTCTTTTGTTATCGGAAGTTCTATATATACGGTCAAGATGGCCAGCAGATTATTGAGATTTCCTCCACCTTTGTTCTCATGGATTATGATAGCCGCAAGGTGGTGACGGTCAAGGATGAAATTGTTGCCCCCTATGAATCTGAGAAGATAAAAAAATTACTTCGGGGACCAAAATACAAGCCTCTGGAAGAGGCGCAAGAAGCCCGTTTTCATGTTCGTTATTTGGACTTGGATATGAACGGCCATGTCAACAACAGCAAGTATCTGGAGTGGATGTATGAAGCCATGGACCTTGATTTTCTCAAGAGCCATGTCCCTAAGAAAATCCACCTCAAATACCTCAAGGAAATCCATTACGGCAAAGACATCATCACTCGGATGCACCAAGATGGCCTGACTAGCCAGCACGAGATTAAGACCGACCAAGGCCTCCACGCCCAAGCCCAGATAGAGTGGCGGGAGCGTGAACAGCAATAAGAAAGGCATTTTATGGCAGAAGTTGCTTAGCAGCCATGAAAAAAACAAGGTGACTCTCTTGATACAGGAAGGGACTAGACATGCCCCCCGAGAAAGACTTATGATTAGGAGCAAGCATGACTTACAAAGGTTATTTAATTGATTTAGACGGGACCATTTACCGAGGGAAGGAACGGATTCCAGCTGGTGAGCGCTTTATCAAACGCCTGCAGGAGCAAAAAATTCCCTACACCTTGGTGACCAACAATACTATGCGGACCCCGCAGATGGTGCAGAAAATGTTGGCTAAGAATTTTAATGTGGAAACACCGCTAGAAACCATCTACACCGCGACTTTGGCAACTGTTGATTATATGAATGATATGAAGCGAGGCAAGACTGCCTACGTTATCGGAGAAGTTGGCCTCAAGTCAGCTATTGCTGAGGCCGGTTATATGGAGGATAAGGATAACCCAGCCTATGTTGTGGTTGGTCTTGATCGTGGACTGACCTATGAAATGTTGGTAACCGCGACTCTGGCTATCCAAAAAGGAGCTCTCTTTATCGGGACCAATCCTGACCTCAATATTCCAACCGAGCGCGGTCAAGAGCCAGGAGCTGGCGCCATTCAAAATCTCCTGGAGTCAGCGACTCGGGTTAAGCCTGTTATTATCGGTAAACCAGAGGCGGTCATTATCAATAAAGCCTTGGATAGGCTGGGCTTGAGCCGAGATCAGGCAGTTATGGTCGGGGACAATTATATGACCGATATCATGGCAGGGATCAAAAATGATGTGGATACCCTCTTGGTCTTGACAGGCTTCACCAAGCCAGAAGATGTCCCAGGTCTACCCGTTAAACCTAGCCATGTTGTCGATAGCCTAGATGATTGGGAGCTCTAAATGAAAGAAAAAGTAAAATTGGCTGGCTTTGCCTTCTGGCTCTTAAGTCTAGCCATTTTGTTAACTATTTATTTGGCCTGGGTCCTCTATCCTTTAGAAAATCATTGGCTACACCTAGCTAAACTTAGAGGACTGACTAACCACCAGTTGCTCTATAATTTTCACCAGCTGATGAGCTATTTGACCCTGCCTTGGGTGGCTGAGCTCAAGATGGCTGACTTTCCCTCATCGGCCGAGGGACTGGCCCATTTTCGCGATGTTAAGCACCTCTTTCATCTAGATCAGTTGGTCTTTCTAATTAGCCTTCTACCTTCTTGGTTCTATTTCAAGCGCCAGTTGCGAACCAAATCCCTTTGGCTGGCCAGTCGGTTCTTTGCAGCTTTAGCTATTCTACCAGTTTTGCTGGGACTTGTGGCCTTTCTTATCGGATTTGACCAGTTCTTTACCCTTTTTCATCAGCTACTTTTTCCAGGCGCAACCAACTGGCTCTTTAATCCCTACACCGACCCTATCATCTGGGTCCTGCCCGAGGATTATTTTCTCCATTGCTTTATTCTCTTCTTTGTTCTCTATGAAATCATCATGCTGGGCTGTCTCTGGTTGAGCAGAAGAAGCTGGAGAGCTTATCGGAAGAAGTCATCAGCATAATTTCAGGGCCTGAGTTAGGGTTGCTAGATAGACAGATAAAA harbors:
- the gtfB gene encoding accessory Sec system glycosylation chaperone GtfB, producing the protein MINLFENYNQDSWDLHYSLILSGYQNTTIAINDNGFLPDDVTSPFLFFTGFVNATGKPLHFNEIPVPKFWEIKATNSSGQIFDLNKKRANIHFSKPTHNRFVQSVDWLDEAGKIRSTDHYNKYGYRFAQTIYNRDSQAVQKSYYDKSGKEVLMENYVTGDLVLEHEGKIYIFKSKADFVTYYIQASGYDLDRIIFNTLGLPFLVKYQLHQEGDDVLFWQEPIGDSLPYNMQLLLKPDAERKTKIIVQDANTYEKILRMVTPEQREAFTYVGLLYPFQRDNQARKEALILTNSDQLDYVENIIEDFPDMTLHIAAITEMSSRLLSLGRFSNVHLYPNVTNMTVRQLFGRSDIYLDINQGNEILSAIRTAFESRQLIMGFKERMHNPRYSAPEFFFDLGNYASFRDKLRNVLGNRAAITLDLQAQYKAANLALPADYRRELGEPAPRPVAEAKSQVQETVVPTNPSPESQEKEDFPTQEDAQVDQTLETHGVAPEAGQTPVNQEKPAGQTLSPDNQKASGGTPQSPERQSEALGDQPTPENQEGPLEAGQIPPVEEVGTDGLELGEEEQSVQTGQNPSLEAKESLQETMASPALEEAPTYLQTDEADDQANRNLKLDLSLNPEMADTQAVPNLEAQEFVLGQDLPADQEEPSIQEQVSTLLKDEENTYTFDLSQEVSLDDEQVVEYSAPNLEDVELEDSEQDDSVEQPSVDLEPKTVERETPAD
- a CDS encoding HindIII family type II restriction endonuclease; translation: MNKKEDKNIEKSTFQKLLCLIHELSTSSLDFKKSSEQLESFINQQSNKGMVELVRSIGILPEAIKTSSSQEKLFSKAGDIVLSRALQLLNLNAKPLEERGNAGDVVAQSVEYNYGLVADAKSFRLSRTAKNQKDFKVKALSEWRGDKDYAVLVAPFFQYPTKNSQIFKQSLDENVLLFSWEHLSVLLQLDITETSTFTLEQLWNFPLKHSKKTTVYSSESNFMTEFNNYFIELFKLERSRLHELLQEEILNIKLRSNDESDHWKQEIERVKSLTKDEAIEELLKEINISAKLNTINKFVEGLENEDRLFL
- a CDS encoding DNA-methyltransferase, with translation MKIDCFYNEDSIVGLSRIPTNSIHSIISDIPYGIDYDEWDVLHSNTNSGLGGSSLSQTKNKLFKRRGKPLNGWSEADKQRPLEYQNWVSSWSKEWFRVLKPGGSAFVFAGRKYSHRVIIALEEAGFTFKDMLSWERDKAPHRAQRLSKIYERRGDYENQKNWEGWRVANLRPLFEPILWLQKPYKTGGTIANNVLENGVGAWYEDALKKWNINQDMSNQSNMIKVEFQPDDRKYHTTQKPINLMKLLVELVTVEGQVILDPFAGSATTLLAAKELHRKYIGFEKDTKIFESGLSRL
- the hemW gene encoding radical SAM family heme chaperone HemW, producing MFTKPTSAYVHIPFCTQICYYCDFSKVFIKNQPVDDYLQALLEEFRFYDIKNLRTLYIGGGTPTALSASQLEVLLLGLQESLDLSALEEFTIEANPGDLTADKVEVLQKSAVNRVSLGVQTFDDKELKRIGRSHNEAQIYQSVSALKQAGFDNISIDLIYALPGQTMDQVKTNVKKALALDIPHLSLYSLILENHTVFMNKMRRGRLHLPNEDVESDMFTYIIDELEKHGFEHYEISNFTKPGYESRHNLVYWDNVEYYGLGAGASGYLDGVRYRNRGPIQHYLKAVAQAGHARLHEEKLTKSEQMEEEIFLGLRKKSGISINRFQEKFQEDFQQRYGQIVADLLADGLLQTQGDQIRMTKRGLFLGDTVAEKFFID
- a CDS encoding acyl-ACP thioesterase domain-containing protein, with amino-acid sequence MGKKFKVTYQVPFYESDINHQIKLPHLLSFALQVSGLQSESLGNTDDWLLEHFNLVWVITDYELDIKRLPRYAETIEVETEAIAYNKLFCYRKFYIYGQDGQQIIEISSTFVLMDYDSRKVVTVKDEIVAPYESEKIKKLLRGPKYKPLEEAQEARFHVRYLDLDMNGHVNNSKYLEWMYEAMDLDFLKSHVPKKIHLKYLKEIHYGKDIITRMHQDGLTSQHEIKTDQGLHAQAQIEWREREQQ
- a CDS encoding TIGR01457 family HAD-type hydrolase — encoded protein: MTYKGYLIDLDGTIYRGKERIPAGERFIKRLQEQKIPYTLVTNNTMRTPQMVQKMLAKNFNVETPLETIYTATLATVDYMNDMKRGKTAYVIGEVGLKSAIAEAGYMEDKDNPAYVVVGLDRGLTYEMLVTATLAIQKGALFIGTNPDLNIPTERGQEPGAGAIQNLLESATRVKPVIIGKPEAVIINKALDRLGLSRDQAVMVGDNYMTDIMAGIKNDVDTLLVLTGFTKPEDVPGLPVKPSHVVDSLDDWEL
- a CDS encoding TIGR01906 family membrane protein; this encodes MKEKVKLAGFAFWLLSLAILLTIYLAWVLYPLENHWLHLAKLRGLTNHQLLYNFHQLMSYLTLPWVAELKMADFPSSAEGLAHFRDVKHLFHLDQLVFLISLLPSWFYFKRQLRTKSLWLASRFFAALAILPVLLGLVAFLIGFDQFFTLFHQLLFPGATNWLFNPYTDPIIWVLPEDYFLHCFILFFVLYEIIMLGCLWLSRRSWRAYRKKSSA